The following nucleotide sequence is from Coffea eugenioides isolate CCC68of chromosome 10, Ceug_1.0, whole genome shotgun sequence.
AATTTCCAATTACTTGCATTAGACAGCGTGCTGCTCTCATTTTGTAGTTCATAGCGTTGCTGAAACACATTGCCGGTTTAATGTATGATGAATACCGTAGTTCATAGTGTTGCTCTCATTTTGTGGTTCATACCGTAGCTTTCATCAGTTAGACGTTCCTTCGACAAATCGAGCCTAAACTATTGCATTTTCTACAGAATTTGTCGCAGCTGGCATCCATCAATCATGATGTGCTGTTACAGGGAGGAAAGGACTCGTCAAAGTGCTCTTCGCCAAGCAGAAATCCAGAAAAATAGCGGTTTTTATTGATTCATTTTCAATTATAAAGTACCGGGGAACTTGATtaatttgtaaatcaaaatgTACATAATAGACGCACTTTGGATTTCTAAAAGCTCATTTAAGCCCCTTCAAATGCACTAGGACATGTACAAATGTTTTGGGAAAAAGCATTTTTGAAGACATTGATCAGAAAGAACTCGGGACATGTACAAAGACGTTCAACCGCCAGGACCATGACAAAACTGCTGTAGAAGCAAAGATGTAAGATACCATTTCAAAAGTATTCCTAAAATAACAGAGAGGAGATCCTCGTAACTAACATCCTTCAGACAGGAATTGGTAAGCCCTTCTTTGCCATGCTATCGAGGACATCATTCAGAGCTTGGCACAGCCCAACAATCTGTCAAAAGCAGCATAATATGTCAGAACGAACAATTAAATAAAGTGAAAGCTGCCAATCATGCATTTTATTTGAGTGACTCTGCCAGACGGCATGAAAATGACCTGACCATCTAGGAAAGGCAGGGCAACATAAGCAGAAATTTACCTGTTGATCCCACTGTTGTAATTCCTCTGAATCATCCTCAAAATGTATGACACCTTCAACCTGACAAGATGGATCCCGTATTAGAAAAGGTCATGAGAAACGGTGCATTCATAATTTCTGAGCTTCGATGGGCATGAGCGAGGTTGTGCAAtaacaaacaaatgaaagagAAATGTAGAAATGTAGAGAACTCCTCGTCGCTGAAAAAGATGTAGGATCTACCTGGTCAATAGATCCCCTCATTCGATCTTCACATATCATTCTTGAAGCAATTTTCTCAGCCTGAAAAGAAAATACAACATAGGTTCCGAGGGCCAGAAGACATGTAGGTTTATACACACGTACCTATGCACTAAGAATTCTACAGATTAAATAGTGTAAAATAATTGCATTAAACCCGTTGAGAAGATGCAAACAACACTTGAAAATGCTGGCTACTATTTTCCAATGAGATTAATTGACTGCATATTCCAATGACATATATAATCAAGAATTCTCCAACATAGGTGGGGATAGCCTCTGTACTTCAATGAAGCAATACAAAATGAACTCCAAAATAACCACTAACGAGCAAACACACCTAGAAAACATAGAAATTGACGAGAATGGCACCAAATACTTGAAATTGGCAGAAAGAAACAGACCTTTTGAGGAGCAATGCCCAGCAAGGTCCCTAACTCATCAAAGCTATTTCAAAGAGACAATGCAAAACCACATAAGCACATGTAGATACAAATACAACAACAGGATATAttgaaagcaaaaagaaagtTGAAAAATTTGTAAATAGTAGGAGTAATATCAAATGGTTTTTCCACCTTATATTTGTGTAGAGTTTACTAGCACTCAAGAGATTGTGTTCAATCATAGCACGATCCAGGACAGTAAAATTGTCGGGCAGAAGCGCTTTCTGCAATAAATTTACACAATCCAGGGATCAAAGCAGTAATTAGAAACAGCTGCATCTAGCATCACATCCAAACCACCAATTAGAAAGTAAGTTAGACCTGATGTGGTTTCAGCTCTTCTGCAAAAGCAtcaatttctggttttctcaAAATCCTCTCCAAATAAACCTAGAATCAATGTtaaaaatcaaaagacaaacaTAAAGGAAATGAAAAGGTAGAAGACAACAAAGAACTACATGCCTTGATATGCAAATCTACTGCATCACATTATTATGCTTATGAATCAGATAACATGCAAGTTTCAATAACGTTTACAGGAAAACAAGTTGTAGAAAATACCTTCTGTAAGATTGGATAAATCTTCAACTTGGAGCACCGTTCATCCTGCAACAAGGTAatgaaattttaggggaggaAAAAAGATGAAAGGAGTCAAAGGCCCATCAGAAGCACTAATTTTGGCAAAACGACTCATCTCATTATTATTATCACATCGTACTAGCCTAATTTTAGTAACTACTCAAAGCTTATTCATAAGTTTCTTATAGGAGAAACATTGTTCGATCCCAACAACTATGACTACAAAGATAGATGTTATAGACAGTATTCTACCCACAACGTTGAGGCAAAACATATCTTTTCAAGTGATGAAAATCAGGGCTTGACCCTCTTCTGTAAAGATAAATCGGAAGTAAAGTAGCAGAAGAACTTTTGAAGAAATAGAGGAAACTTATAAAAGTGATAATAGCAAAACCCCATTTTCCTTTGATTGTAGACACAATTTCAGAGAAGGATACCATGTACTGATTGTTCAACACGAGAATACAAAGATGAAATTTGCTGTGTAAAACATATCTTTTCAGGCTATGAAAATTAAGGGTTAACTGTCTTTGCCTGTAAAGATACATCAGAAATAAAGTGGCAGAAGAAATTTTGAAGAAATAGAGGAAACTTGTAAAAGTGATAATAGTAAAACCCCATTTTCCTTTGACCATATCTCATGAAAAATCAAGAGGTATATATTAGACACAATCTCAGAGAATGATACCATATACTGATTGTTTAACATGATAATGCAAAGATGAAATTTGTCTGGTTAAAAGAAAGAGCAGGAACCCTATCACGTTAACACAGGGATTAACCCCTTAGGGTAATTAAGCCTAACCAAATTCAAAACAAAGCATATAGAAAGCTCATGCAATCTAGTTTCTCATTATTATTAACCTTGTACAATGTGGCAAGAACACGTGAACGCTGAGGACCTGCTGCAGCCAAAATTGTGCATGTCACAGCAGCTGCTAGAGCTTGCTCCAACGCTTCTTCATCAAGCTCTCTGCAACAAAAATCATACTCATGAAGCACATACACAATACCAGTATAGATGTTCCAGAATCACTACGAAAAAGAATGAATCAAAGTCTCATGAGAGAGATTTTTATTAAGGCTTGTATATTCTTGAGGACATTCAGTATCTATTTCCCAATGCAAATCACCCCTTTTTTACATCTAATTCTTAAAGTACAAATGTTGACAATTATCTGTATGCAGATTTGGCTTCAAGGAGGCAGTTTAAGTCTAGAAAACTTACTCATCCCCAATTTGCCGCTTCTCTATTTGGGAAATGTCATAATAACGTAGAGCagcttccaaaaattttcttttcagatCAAGAACCCTAGCATAGCAAACCTGGTACAATCAAGATACAATGATTAAAGCATAATAATGTCGTTTCCAGCCAAAAGATATTCTTAACATCAGATAATGTCTACCTTGTACTGCAAATTCAACACTTCGTGTCCACTGTTGCTAACCAAAAATGAAGCTTTGTTGATAAAGGCTTCTGCATTAACAGCATCATCATCCTGTCCAGGTAACCATGAATGCAGTTATGGCAGATTGATTCCACGCAATGACCATGCAGACAAGCTACCAAGACAGATGCATAAAAAGGCTCAATTGTGAAGCCAAATGTCAATGGCAAGACCAATTTGGCTATTCTTTTTGAGATCAGGTAAAATGCTTTCCTAGATCATCCATCATGGTAAAAAAGAATCCAATATGTGAAGGAAATGATGAAAACATCAATTGAATGTCTCCTCCATCAATTTAAAGAACATATGCTTTCGGAAAATGAATATTGTGATAAGCAGTGAGAAGTACAGAGGTTTGTGAGATTGACAAAGTTTCCAAACTGCAGTGATGCAATACGTTTGCACTAACAAAGTGTAGCATCATGTGGACAACTATCCCAGAATATCATAGTGATTGCGCAAACAAACATGCATTTCTGTAAGATTTATTGCTCCCTTTATGTGTACGCTCGCAGCCACTGAGACAGCAGATATTTGCCAGCATAAATCCAGTGAAAGCTGCATCCCATTGACTCAATGCAAAGGGTTTAATGAGGCAAATACTCAACAAGGAGTCAACCTGTGCCCAGTCCAACTCATTAGTGAATCCACTCACAATGCCTTGACCAGACAAGCCTTCAAAAGATAAGAAAACAATGCCAGTCCTTTCACTGTTACCTGGGAGTAGAAGGCTAGCTACTCTATACAGTGATTCATGTAAAAGTGGAACGCCAGGGTTTGGCACCCCCAAAGTTCCTGTCCAAAAACAATTGCatacttttttgtttcttttttggttCATTTTCATAACATTATTCTTTTTGGCAGTAGATGGCTAGCTACTCTATACAGTGATTCATGCGAGAGTGGAACTATCTGGGTTTGGTATTGGAGCCCCAAAGTTCCTGTCCCAAAAACAGTAGCacacttttattttttgggttcaTTTTCATAacaaattttttctcttttgttcttCACGCATTTGAATTGCATGAATCCAAATAGCAGATACATAAATACAACTGCTGTACGAGGTACATATCTGTACAAACAATAATTGATACTTGGAACTAATTCTTTAAGTCCCGTATTTGTAATTGTTCTAAGATCCAGCtgatttttggaaaatattaattatttttttaaagtgaCAATGATTGTGCCAGTTTCAAGTCAGATTTCAGTAACAGTTACAGTTTCATGCGTCCTAGGATCTCCAGGTAACCAACCCCCTGCACAGCTTTCATCAAGTTCAAGGACACTTGACGCACATCCTGTCTAAAATAAGTTATTTACTAGATTCCACACTTTGTATCAGCACATATATGTATGTGTAAATAGTTACAAGTAACTAAATCTACTAACAAATAGAACAAGTACCTCAAGGTAAAGACGGGCAATTTGTACACACTTTGATAGCTTGAATGTATCATCAATCACTCTAGAAAGGCAGCAGAGAAGCAGAAAATTAGCTTTTGCAGATTAACCGAGATACCTCGTAGTTGTACTGTAATTGTTAAAATTGTTAACAAACCTCATTGCAGAATCTAGATCAATGCCGCTCAGCATCTGTGCAGCTTTTGACCACAATTGTTCAGATTCATATAACTCTGCAAGCTTCTCTCGGATTATCAGCACCTATAACCCATTTTTATGAGGCACATTCAGCAAAAGGGATAAATCCAACCATATAAACCACATCAATGAATAAGCGTCTGTGTTGTGCAATTCAATATTGTCAAAGAacgaaaaagtaaacaaagagaAGAGGATGAGTGATGGACATATTAGACATACAACAAATTTTATCTCCCAGCAGTTACTGATTACCACCACCTTATGACTCAAAAGATTTGAACAGTAAAAAGCAACCACACAATACTCCTAGTGAGAATATGAAGCTATGCATACAGTAGACATGTTTTAAAACTAATTGGACACCACCAGCTAAACCTCCCTTAGACATTCGTGGGCAAGGAGAATCAAAAGAATAAATAGAGATCAGCATCATAATTCAGTCAAGTGATAAAGCCACTAAACAAGACGCAGATGTAAGAAGAACCGATGCAAACAGCAATTCTAGCATTTCTGGTACACAAACAAATACCACAGGTGCTAAAGAGTAATTCGTTAGAACAATTCCTTTCCAATCAGGAACATTAGTACTATTCACACAGCAAAAGCCAAATCTCATGATAATGTTTCactttcatgcattttcattaaACATGGATAAAATACATCAACAGTTAAGAAACAAAACTTTTGATGCCTAAATACCCCTAAAATTTCCCATCCCCTAGCCATGAAGTCCTCTATTCCCCAATAACTCTACTGTCGTAAGTTTAACCAGCTTTGTGTGCACTATGTCTTCCTAAAAAAGAATCCAAAAGGATGAAGAAACACTTGAGTGAGGCAATCAGCAGCTTCATTCTAGGCCTAATTAAATCAGGTTAATTATACAAGCAATTTCATCACAAATAGATAACGAGAACAAAAAGTAGACGTTAATTCTACAATAACCAAAGCACGAAATTTCAGTTTCAATTCCCGACCGAAAGCAGCATTGAGGACAATCCTGGTAAACATACTATCACTAAATCGAAACCTGTTCCTCAAAGGACACAACGCGAGGCTGAATCTGATTAAGAGCATAATGCGCAATCTCCTTTTGTGCCTCTGGCTCCAAATTCCTAAGCTCTTGCGCGAACGTCAGCAAAAGCTGCCTCGATACAACCAGAGGTACATCGTCCGATAACACTGaaaattttttcacaaaattcatgaaaaacTAAGTAAATAAAATCATCaaacctagaaaattaaaaCGCAACCCAAACTCAATAGAATGTCGACATCGACTGTGTGTTTACTGTGATCGATGAACTTTTTGGCTTGTGCGGCATCGTTTGAGGCGAGTACGGTGGAGAGAATGTGCTTGTACTGCTCGATTTTTTGCCTCTGATCACTGATCCCAGAGGCGCTAGCGAATGCCTTCTCCATAGTTCTCCGTCGTCGTTAGCCTAGGGTTTAGACTTCAGAGATTTCCGAGATTTTGGTGTTTTGCTTTTCTAGTAAGATTGTGGAGTAGTAAGGAATAAACCGGGGAGACATTTGAGCAAGCGAGGTTTTTATAGAACAAGGTGGTGCAGAATGGGATGCAAAATAATAAATTTGGATTTGATCTTACCTTTCCTTTTCGTTTCCTTAATTGTAAAATTTAAATGGTCATTTTGTACTAAAatgcaaaacaaaataaattgtttACACAGTTCACAAAAACCCAAAGAATTAGCATTCATTAATTAATTGGCCATTAATTTTTTGTTAACAATGCTTGGACTCATTTAACTCATGTTAAAAGattttaccccaaaaaaaaatggtaaaaagATGAAAAATGTACACATCAGTTTAATTACAACTTTATGTAAAGCAGATCGtcataaatttaataaaaaagTATTTTTATCTAATTAAAAATGATTAAGGGGTTATAAAGGAGGTGTCTTTAATAAATAATGAGGTGCCAATGCCATTAACATTTGCCAAGACaaagaaatagaagaaaaaacaaataGTTTTTAATATGTTCTTACCCTGACGCTGACGCCAGCCAAATAAACAGACAACTAGAGATTTTTCCCACTTCTGCTGATTCGCCGGATCACCCCCTCCTGGTGTGCCCGCCCTCCTTCTTCCGCCACTGCCTTTTTCTTCTCATCGCCTTTCTGTCTCTCTGTTCTATTATCTATACGGTAACGATCTCTTTGTTTCTTAATTTGTCTTTATTTTTAACAGGAATCAACAAAATTTTCAGTTCGATACTGTTACAGAGCCACTCTAACCATCCCCACCTCCGCTATTAAAGGTAAGAAATGCTTCCTGGGAGTTATTTTTTTCCTGCCGGAAGTTTCTTATGTGTGCTGACAAATATAACTTTTTGGAGCCTCGAACGTTGAGATGATTATTGCCTGAGATCCAAAAGTTTGGATTGCAAAAGGTTTTTGGATAGCACTGGGATTAAGATAGTCTTTGATACCTGGTTAAGTGGGTAGTAGATCCAAGAAAGCAACTTTTTATATCTAAtgaccttttctttttggataaTTTCTTTTCATGTTAATAGTTCATTTTAGAGCTTCAATTTGCATTCAAAAACCACTATCCGTTAATGGGTTCAAATTGGAAAATCTTGTTTTTGAAGTTTGGATTACATCTAGTAGTCATATAGTTGTGTGCCTTATGCATGCAATGCATGTGTCTCTGGTCCTAATTTCTTCATACGGATGGAAATTGCGATTATTTGGTTTTCATTTAATTGTTTCTTGTTGCTTTTAGGTGTAAGTACCATGAACTGGATTCAACGCAAGATTTATCTGTATAATGTTACTTTTGGACTCTACATGTTGGATTGGTGGGAGCGTTATCTCTTCAGTATCCTTCATTCGCTTCAACTTTAGAAACTTGATATGCTTGATTTATACTCTACGCTTGCTCATGTAAGAttgtccaaaattgctcatactTGCACAATCCGGTGCTGCtgaaattggtgaatttggTAACTGTCTTGATCAAATCTTGTTCTGGTCAATGTCATCCTGAGATATGACATGGCCAATCATGTCATTCAAAAGGAGTTGTAGTCATTGCCTCCTGAAAATGATGTTTGGAACCGGGGGTGGTGCAAGTAGTTAGGCCTGGTGGTTAAGTTCtggttataaacttatgatagtgttgatggatgatttttattttttattttagcatTCGATTGACAAATGTTTTAAAATGCTGTCCCAACTACCAGAGTttgtagaaaatgaaagtgcgTATCTTTTTTACTGTTTAAGCTTGTACGAGCAGTGATGAATATATTAGTTAAGGCAGTACAGTGCTCAAGGTCATTCTTCTGAAGGTTTGTATTTTGTGCAATGTTCACCTTAATCTGAAAGATACTCTGATTATTGTGTTGATGTGGTTTATTTTCTACAACACCTCAAAGTTCATCAGTGATTTCTGTAAAAGGTAAGTCTCTGTTCTCATCATTGTACTGCTAATATCATGGCATTTGGATTCCATTTTGTCTGTCCTTGCCTGATCAATATGTTCATGAAAACTGTAGAATATTTCCATAATTGAGACTTTTCTACATGTAAAATCATCGAACTGGTAACCATATTTTGAGACAATATACTTCTTGTTAATTAACAAAGTTACCATTTCAATGAATAAGACATGGTTGATGTGATCTTAAAGGACCGCTATATTCTTTGAGAGAGCTTTACATTTAGTGACAAATTTTAAATGCTGTCATTTCAGAATGAAAACTCTTAATTTAGAATCACTTTTGTTGATATATGATTTtgcatgaattttctattgGTCCAGGGCTTGCAACTTTGAAAATGTCAAGATCTTGTAGATACGGTGATAGTACAGTCCTCGTTAACGAGTTATTTGACTATTGCATTTGTTCGAACCAATCTGAGAGATAATCAGTTTTGAAGTTGCAAGAAAAACCCGTTCTTCTTTATTCCAAACTCTGTGATCTAGATTTGACGGCATGCTCTTTGACTGCTTGTAGACTTCCTATAGGGGTGATCTGGTGAAATAACTAAATCAGGTTATAGCACATACCCGCCAAGTAAGAGTCTGGTGTCTCTAATTGCAGCTAAAAGCACCTCTCTTTTAGTACTATGTCGTTGGCATCTTCTTTTCATTAGCATCATTGGGAATAACAAAATACCACAAAAAGCTGATTATCACTTGTTGGCATGCAACTAAAATAGACACTAGTGCTATCCAACATCACCAGACAGAATGAGAATATCTTCTTATTGTCGACCCTAAGATGGACATGATGAAGTACTTGAATGGTTAAGAAATTCATTTAGGGATGATTAAATTGCATTTTTAGTAGTTTGGAGGTGGATCCAAGGATTTGATTGTTATGGAGAATTGGACTTGCTGAGTGTTGCTTGcattatttcatctattttcgTGTTTTAAAACAGGTATATTGTTAAGTTTAATTTGCAGTACATTATCAGATACCTCTATAACAAGTTTAGGCCTGTTTTGTGAAGCAGGAAGTCATCATCTTAGGCAACTTTATCATATACAagtgcctcttttttttttggggctaTGCAAATCGGTCTAATTAGGCTAGTGTGCTAAGATTTGTATTAGTAATTTCATAGATTCATATTCTGATTTTAGTTCTCTTCGTGGTTGTAACTTTGTATATTTTCTTTCAGGCATTTATGAGTTTGGTGCAATGGAGGCACCCCTATGATGCAAGGAGATTGCGCAGTATAGTTTTGAATGGATACGGGATTCTGGCATAATTATCCATTTTGTTCTGTGTTATTTGACCATGTGTTGTAGATTTTGGTCTTTTTGTTCACGGTATTGAAATTGATCGAGCTATTGTGTTTGTACGCTGTTCCACAAAAGCAACTTGTAGCTGTGCAACAGAACCAATGATTGAACCAACGGCCCCTACACCGCAAAGGCACCAAAGATGGAGGTCAACGTTTTCTCGAACCTTACTTCCCATCAATTAGTACTCTACGTGgctttttcaaatattttttaatcTAGAAATGGTTTATCCCCTTGGATTTGTGACGATCCATTGCTGCTTTATGTGGCTTTTCCAAGTACCGCTGATCTAGAAGTGGTTTAGTCTCTTCTATTTTTTATGATCCAGTTGGGTCTGTCCCTTCATCATAGTGTAGAAGTAGGAGTAGGTATAGGTGTAAATTATTGATGtttgacaaaaaagaaaaaaagaaaattccatgATTGACACGAGAGATGGATCCCATTTGGTCCTGTACATTTTTGCCTGGGATTAGTAGCCTTTCGTTCCCTCGCAAGCTAGGTTCGTAACACTTCGATTCCAAATTGTTTGTCACAATTCGTTCTAAacgtttttgtttttttgccACACACTTTTTTGAAGGATTGCCacaaacttttagtacttgtaTGTAAGCCAGTTGTAGAAGAAGCAAGGTATTTTTGCCACTTGAACTAAATTTAGAGACATTAACGACTTTATATCCATTAATTTCCGGCTGCAGCTAGCTGATTGGATTCGCAATATCAATAGTTCGAAGGACGCATGATTGTGGGTTGAATTTTGGTGtaatgtgtgtgtgtgggggggggggggttggggtTCGCCCCAcgttctctttctttctttgtaatGAGTCCGAGATGGCGAAACGGAATCATGTGCTACAAAGAGATGTCAGCAAAACTGAACAAAGTGCCGATCCTTAACCTATTTTGGGTATGGTGCTTTTGTTGGTTCTTTTCATTTTTGGGCTTTTTCTGCACGGGCCTCCTGCACAAGTATTCATTATGTCTACTCTGCCTTCCCGTGGCCCTTAACCGACATGATTTAAACCCAGGAAAATTGCTGGTATATTTTAGCTGCCACGTAACCAGATAAATCCATAGCATGCCTACCATCCTTCCACGCCCACGTTCCACTCACTCCACCCCCAAACTGCCACGCCTCCACTTCCGTATCCACGTTGATAATAACCCTTTAAATCCACGGAATAGCAAATCGTGGCCTGTTCTTATCATCTTCCGTCACCTACATAAAATATCGActcaagccaaaaaaaaaaaacccacccACGAACGATCATCTCTCTGCAGTCGAAGCGCGATCATTACCTGAAAATTAGCTCTCCGAACATCTCTTTAATTAAGAACTAAACTTGTTGATTTATAGAAGCTAATTGAAGTCGCAAATTAGTATTCGGCGCCAACAATGGAAAACTCTGGTAACTATCAAACTTCGTTGATTataactcttttttttcttccctttacATATGCTGTATTTCTGTTAAATTTGTCATGCGATGGTTTAAATTTCGGATGATGCATATATGTTTATCCCAGTTATTTTGCTGTTTTTTCCTAGTCTGTTCAGATTTAGTTAATTTCTTGGTTTTTAATGTTGATATGGGAATGGATTGTGCTTCACTTGAGCTAATATTTTCTGATTATCTCTGAATTCGTTGCGAAGAGCTGTGGGTGTCACTTTTGGATATCTCATGGACTATTTTTCCTCGTATATAATATGTTGGCTATGATTCATGTAAGAACCCATCAGCAAGCTGGAATCCGATGGCATCCCACTGGTTGGTTGCCTAGGAAATTTAAAGAGAAAAGTTGGAAGCTTTGGGGAAGTTCACATGCATCTATATGTATATGCTATTAATGTTTGTGTCAGTACGTGAAGCGGTGAGCTAGAATATGGATAGTTGACAATGAATTTTGTTGTTGCTTTTCGATGATCAAGAGTTTAGAGTCTAAAAGAACTTTTCGAGTGAAGATAGAAAATTGATAAACAgaatacaaaaaaataaataaagaagtaAAAGGTGGTCAAGAAGATGTATTAGGATGGAAAAGAGAGGTAAAAGTGTATATAATTGCACATTGCAATGCCACCGAAATAAGATGTCAATGCAATGGATGAGGTTATCACAAGTTTTGTCATGGGTTCCTTTTTATCTCAATGTCTATTCCATTCTATGTGAAGCAGAGAATCATCAAGGAACGAGGGTGCCACCAGTTGAAGGTATTGCTGGAGGAGGGACAGCGTACGGATGGAGTGATAGTAGTGTACATGATCCAAGTAAACTCAGGGGGTCTATTGATCCTATGAAGGTTCCATCTTCAGAATTAATTCATGTATGGTGCATGCCAAGCACAGCTAACGTCGGACCTCAGGATATGCCACGATCATTCGAACCTGTGAGTGTTCTAATGACAGGTTCACTGGTGGTTTTGCTTTGTTACGAGTTCATGTTAGATATTGTTCCTTTACAACCATCCCATGTGCCAGTTGGTATGTTAATTCTGTGTGTTCATATGCTGTATGCTTTTTCATCAGATCTTCTGGTGGACTAATTGGTCCCAAGGATTCAGGCCGTTATTTCTAGAATGCCCTGTCTTGCACCACTTTAATGTCCCATTCTCTGTCTGCGCTCATTATTTATCCTTAATTCTTAGGAGTCACAGTACAAGTTGTTAGCTGAGAGACGCTTGCCTCGGACTCCGATACTGTCTGGCAATGATTGTGCTTGTAATCATCCTTATGAAACATAAAAATAGTGATTTTACATCATTTAATCTTTACAGTCTTCAATGGTGCCTGGGCAATGTAAAAGTATCATATTTGAAGAGTGCATTTGCATCTGATTTTTGGTTTATCTTGCAGATATCTCTTCTAGCAGCAAGAAATGAGAGGGAGAGTATTCAAATTGCTTTACGTCCAAAATTGTCTTGGAGTGGATCTGGTATTGCAGGGACTATACAAATTCAATCTACAGATCTATGCTCTGCTTCAGGAGAAAGGTTCATTTCTTAGCTCTGCTATTTCGGTGCTTTAGATTTACTAATGATTAAAATTCCATGCTGTCAATGGTACATATCTTGTGTGCAGACTGATAGCTGGCCAGTCACTGACACTACGGCGAGTAGTTTCCATGTTAGGAGTTCCGGATGCTCTTGTACCTCTTGATATGCCAACCTGTCAAGTAAATTTGTTTCCAGGGTATACAATTATGCTCATGTTTTAGTTGGCATGGCTTACTTATTGAGCTTTGTCCTTCTGGGACACTACAAATTTTAATGAGgacttttttctaatttttatttttgtagtGAAACAACAGCAATTTGGGT
It contains:
- the LOC113749121 gene encoding COP9 signalosome complex subunit 4; translation: MEKAFASASGISDQRQKIEQYKHILSTVLASNDAAQAKKFIDHMLSDDVPLVVSRQLLLTFAQELRNLEPEAQKEIAHYALNQIQPRVVSFEEQVLIIREKLAELYESEQLWSKAAQMLSGIDLDSAMRVIDDTFKLSKCVQIARLYLEDDDAVNAEAFINKASFLVSNSGHEVLNLQYKVCYARVLDLKRKFLEAALRYYDISQIEKRQIGDEELDEEALEQALAAAVTCTILAAAGPQRSRVLATLYKDERCSKLKIYPILQKVYLERILRKPEIDAFAEELKPHQKALLPDNFTVLDRAMIEHNLLSASKLYTNISFDELGTLLGIAPQKAEKIASRMICEDRMRGSIDQVEGVIHFEDDSEELQQWDQQIVGLCQALNDVLDSMAKKGLPIPV